The DNA window tctttatgtgacaacaaaagatgaaaagataTGCGTTAACAACGATCTTGTCTCGAAGAACTTCGCTCATTTTGAGGAAGCTGAAGAGAATACGGGGAGTTCTGtgaaattgtcgtcgcagtgcccgatgtccttgatgaaaaaactcatgtgatatACGTGCCTgttgtttaatgtccggcacctgtatagtcattgtagtagaatttgtAGAGTCAGAAATCAAAGAGTCCACTTGGgtgttgccttctgcaataaacccaggtaaattagtatgatttcttatatgtagaacataaaacaatgcagtttggatttgaatttcttgccacagagttcgcagcaattcaaaaacacactgattacgtgtatgttctataacagatctgtctaattgttttacaatgccagccaCATATGCTGAgtcagtaaccaaattaaagggaatgggaaaattttgaaatatttctaatacagctcgtaattctaccacctgaggtgaacccttttgttgtactaccatagattcccacttgccgtcagaataccagacaaggcccgccttgcctctgttcccagatccatctgtaaaaatggtaattccatccacgggaGTGTTCGTACGCAACACTCTCGTGgtaattggaagttccgcactcaacaacctgtcccgagaaattctccatggctgtttgcaaagcaaagctattagccatacaccactcaaagtactgagctgcaataggaacagttagtgatgcaggatctctggccacaagctccccacatcgcatccgtcctttgatgataatctgtgccaatagctctgcaatcatggggacagttttctttgttcttaaaggtagaaacaaccattccaatatatgtaacgaatttgattattctgaattccattgaccagttattgcatacggaatttgcctatcaaacaaagtgataatttgtatttcctgattcaaatcaatacgatatacaaatttggaatgtagcctgctttctatttctgtaatcagttgctgtacctctgcagtagtctgtcgtggtgctgttaaagttgtgtcccctgctaacaattggaatagagactgcaattgtgacgacataagccccaagtacggccgcagccataacttgagccttatgttccacatttgcactcgttccacaacggccgtttgccacaggtccaaggcttggtagccgcgcaggttaaccccgcgtggaaacaccagtcctgccctccctgcggttcgggctgcgagttgactgcttaggcctggaactggttgggaagattcatttgtgtcagcacacagttcctccccacgttctttctccagtttccctgcactctgcagctggttgttatcagctgaccttgagcattatacttagacctgcacagcttcacaaaatgccccagcttcccacagcaatgtcacatcaaaacagagttctctctcccactcagcttcgacttcttaaggcagtttttcttaaagtgaccttcttgcccgcatgtataacaacaataaCCTTAACTGCCGCTGCTAAagttttgctaaatgctccatctgaaacgtggtggctcctactttcccacaagcatccattaggtcagttaaggtggggttacgatttgccatccctgcaataactttcctgcagtcctcatctgtgttgtccctcgctaactgtagtaacaatgcttcctttgcagttttccaatctaatggttgccaaatatttcttccctcgggacccgcacccacaatcactggatatgcttgtggaattataaccccttctaataacgcatcccgaatgatccctttccattttactcctcccccccgtcttcccctgtatacgcgggtagacactgaccctctccctcacctcccacattaccagatggactcaagcctcccccccaccctgacccaaaggtggagtagggagttgcaaaggaggttgaggtggccctaatacttgtcccgaacacagagggggtttgggggagacatagtcacgtgtcccgaggcgttggctgaacggtgctgctgcagttccttctttaattcttccagtcgtctaccaagctctgtcatgtcaagttcgtgtccatttcatgatggtaacggtcctttaagtccttgtgactctggtactgctgactccgtaaatggcgactTTAACGGTGGTCATTTAGcaccggaatgtaaactttgttcaacagactcaggaaacggcgaatccggtaaaggtggatacgaagcaggtttaccctccttcttgtcctcctgctcagcctcatccgcagagagatcaatgagaggagggggttttggagggggtttcggccaagtctcctgttcagcgtctgaatcaattagtccaaatcgagctcgtgttttagggcgcaatatcagtcctgatggatctgtatctattttactcgctccccgctcctcggcttttttcggagccgtctgtacccacggcggtaaaggagctgccactggtacagccaccggggccgtgggaggttttggtcCCACAAATAGCGAGGGGGTAGTAGGagcctgtggtcctaaagccgTAAAAGCTGTAcatgtgacttctctctctgcttttattccttttaacgcttcgctaactAGCCTCCATGGAGCAGACAAGTTAttggcttccttatcaccacttgacaccgcatcccagagagagtcaccaatcttctcccataaaggtacttcaaagacatcattaaaggttgtaaaatgtcctttatcttttgcccaagacagtaactgctttaacgcagcttcatcatatttaattcctctcacagagagtatatgttggaggagtttcaccactgccacttctgtcttggtcagggtagaccccattcctcccccagctgcctgggaagccctacccaggttttcctttgctagcaaaactccGGCTTACCGCATCCATTTCCCGGTGCGAACCGCATCCGTTTCTTTTtcccggtgcgaaaatccagtgccggggcagcactctacagctggcttcctctcaacCCTTCCCTTTCGgtccgttgtccgctgcttctccgcagtctccggccgaaggGCCCCTGGTCCGGGGTCAGGCCCCTGTTCCGGGCGCCACTTGTTTCCGTTAacttgagagggcacggagtaaatgcacgcagaccaatatgatcgttaagcagatctcgtttatttacgtatctgagggtacatttatactattctattgagggtacatttatactattctatttttgtacacgctctgtgtacgtgtcatttctattatgattggttagtgtgctttgttcacacgcctctatattagttctgattggcttatgctaaaaagctatatcttgcaggtgcagcattctttcttatttttcaacttccccatatcttatttttctcagagccaaggcccttgttctgtattatgattggctagttcattaccaccccctggacatgcctgcacatagctcgttcagtagctcgttcccaccattgtcccgtgggaaccccacagctctgcagattATCAGGAGAATCAAACATCATTAAATGTTGAGTCTCTTCCAGTGAAAAATGTTAATCCTGCGCTTGCTTTCAGGCCAGTGCTGTTTCAGGAGAAGTTATCAACAAACATTGAAACAGGTCTTGCTGTTTCCAGTTCCTTTCTTGAAGAGACATACCAAAGGTCAAGCACAGatctaaatgaaaatactgcatCTATTGTCAAAGCAATTCCAAGTTTGCCTTTCAAGGAAGATACAGCAGTTCACACAGGCTTCAGCAGTTCTTAAATTCTGATCCTCTGAAAACACTAATAATTGAAGATGACCAAGAGAGTTTTCAGAATGTTGGTGAAGAAAGAAACTTTGTCTTTCTTAGCAACAAAATTGAGCCATCGTCAATTCTGGAAACAGCACCACTTTTTGATGGTCTGAAAAAGGAACTTACTCGGAAAAAATTTTTAGGCCCTAACTTCACAGAATCTTACTGTTGGCCGCCAGTAGCTCAAGGATGTGATGTAGTTGCCATCTCGTATCAGGGAAATGATCCTTTTTTATATATTCCACCACTTCTTACATTTCTGCAGTACGAAAGTTGCTACAAAGCCTTGCCAAGCAGGACTGGATGGCTAGCACTTATTTTATGTCCTGGGTGGAAGAAGGCAGAACTTGTTTTTGAGCTACTGAAAACGTACGCGAGGTGCTCCAGACATCTTCATCCCATGTTGATAATACTTGGGCAGATCAAAAAAGAAGCTAGAAGTGTGAAAATCCGAGGATGTGAAGTAATTGTGACTACACGGTACAGCCTCCCGAGACTGTTTGAACATCactgtttattattttgtagACTTTGCCATCTTGTTTTTGATGAGATTGACGTACTGTTCTCGGACGCTACCGAACAGGTTTTTACTATATTAGATTATTGCAAGAAAGCCGTTATTACTGAAGAGCGGGAGTATTCACCGCATCAGTTTATTGCTGTTGGAACTCGTTGGCATAAACATATAGCACAGTGGATAAAGGAGTTCTTGAACGATCCTTACATTGTGATAACAGCTATGGAAGAAGCTTCCATCTGTGGAAATGTGCAACAGGTCGTGCAACTTTTCACGAACAGTGAGAGAATTGCTGTGCTactcaaaatactgttttttacCCAGAATAATCTTCAGAAGGTGCTGGTATTCACTAATTCAGTAAATGAAGCAGAAACGGTTCATGAGGAGTGGTATGCGAGGAGAAAACTTAAGCCACCATATTAAGAAGTTCTATTCTGTTGCTTTCTACTCTGGAGTAGTTGAAATTGTACAAGGCTGTTTCTCTGacttgaaagaaacattttctgtcaTCCTGTGAAAGTCTACCAGAATTTAGTTAAGCTTTAAGTCATAGGGCATGGGAGGAAGGTAGCATTCTTAAtgagtattttcttaaaaactgacATAGAACTGCTTCAAAATTATCTGCAATAGAACATGCTCCAGTTTCCCACCTTTTTTGTGGGATTGTATAGTCGGCATTTCAGAGGTGGAGACCAAGGACGAGTTTTCCTGCAATACTTCTTTCTTCAGATATTACAGCAATGAATATATATAACAACATCGCAatagaaaaatctcttctgtgcCTTCATTATCTCTTTGCTGGTCCTCCAACAGCGTGAGGTAAGAGGAGTGCAATCTGATTTGACTGGGAAGCAAGAGATAGAAGCAGTTCTGTTAAGCCTGGATAGGGTGATGGGGATGATATTTCTAAAGGAGGCAAGCATGAGGATGTTAGAATTAAAACCTTTAgtcataaatttttttaataaaaaaaaatagggtaaTTCACTGTATTTCGATTTTGCGagattttcaaagattattggATTCCAAAAATTTatgatctgcagaaaaagaaatgtcttaaTTATAGGTTTATCTCTATATCTACCTCTATTTCTATATTTCTCTGTGCGTGTGTATATACGCAATTTAAGAAACCTTGCTAAATCTTTAACTAAATCACTGCATCGATTATAACAGATTGTTGATTATTGATTAAGTATTGCTAGAAAATCCTATAATCCAATCTTGTGATTTACCATAACAGTGTTTAATCTTAAATTGCTGCTATCCCAAAGTTGTACAAAACACCTAACACCATATTGAatcaataccactgaaatccCTGTATCCAATTCCCTTAGACATAAAccattgaccaagtctgggaccaCGACTGGATCCAGCcacacctagactcctctctgagaacgagtttagaaagcaagggggtcctttctgaacctcCTCACTCCATCGCAGGGGCTTCCTTACTCTTTGCCCTTACCCTTTTCCCCTCTACCCCGTCCATTCCCCATCTCTCTATAAATCATTCCAGCCCAGCCCTACCTCAGTTTCCCTGTCAGAGCAAGTAATAGAGTGAACTCTGCCGTTCAAACTTTGTTAAGTCGACACCTCGCCCTCGCTCTTCGCCCACTACCCAAGAGATACACAAGCCACAAGCAGCACAAAGTCCACACCCGTGTCAAGGCACAAGACTCGGCCAagctccccaggctgcagctaGAAGACATTCAGACAGCAGAGACTCGGCAGACGGACAAAAGGGTTTGGACTATGTCCCTGCTTTCCATCTAGAGGTCAGACAGAACTCCACGTTATGGATACTGCCGACACTCAGAAGAGTCTGGCTGAGCTTTCTGCACCTGTAAACGGGGCATAAACAAGAGAGTACGTCTTTtgcatggaaacaaaaaagcctCACCTTGCTTAGCTGAagctttcttcatttcatttacattacCTCTAGGCTGTGTATATTCTACAGACAGAACAAGAACTCCCCAACAAGAAGTTGCTGAGTGAGGCAACTGCTGTCTGGATATGAAACACACACAGCCAGGACACCACCTAGGTACCTTTATACACAGACAATATATACAGAAAACATGCAGCAGGTATAAACACAATATATACGGACAGACACCTACAGATACGTGTCAACAGATGTCTGTCTCAAACATAGACACACCTTCCCCCACGCACGGTCGATACATATCATCCACAGGCACTATATGCTCTATCGCCAGGAAGAGAAGCCTCAGCTGACCTCATCTCACTGaggcttttctcctctctctatTCACAAGATACATTATCCACACACACAAACGTACACAGACACGGGAAGCACACCCCTGTGTTTCTCTCCATACACGCACCCTCCACACAGAACACATACAGAGAACGTCAGCAGAGACATACAATTTGTCAGCTGCAGACGTACCACACAGAACAGACAGACAGGTGAGGGGAAGCTACGCTTTATGTCTTGATGTTGAATACGAATGTCAATGTCCTTACGGTGAACAGATACTGTCTCTACATGGAACACCGACATTTTCAAGGCCAAGTGAGGAAGGGCCTTTCTCTCTGGGTGTGGAGTGTGTGCTGTCCCCACATGGAGCACAGGCACAGGAATACACGTACTTTACATGCAGACAtacacagagagagaagcaagGCACGGTTTTCTGTCTGTACAGAGCTAGTGTATTGCCGGTATATAGAATATGTACTACCTGTACGTAGAGTAGGTACACAGGGATGAGGCAGGTCTTCTCTGCTGACAGGAGACGGCCTCTTTCCATACAAGACTATACAAGACCCACACAGTCATACTTTTCTGTCGGTACACACAAGAGATCCTAAAGAGAGGATTTGGTTTATGTCTATAGAATGTATTCAAGGGGAGAGGAaggcttttcagtcttttctttagCACACAGCCTCTGCATATGCGGAATACACGCAGGCAAGGTGATGAGAGGCTTTTCTGTCTGCACAGAGAATATAAGGGCTAAATATAAAACAGGAATGTAGAAAAGCAGCGCCTCACCTACCCCTACATGTAACACCTACCATCTCTTTGCAGAGCAAAGACTTGGTGCACGCAGGTAGTAACCCCAGGGCTCTCCTGCCTGTACGTGGAATATAggctgtctgcagagcagagagatgtCTCTGTACTTCGAACATACACGGCTCATCTGCACAACACACccagggaggcaggggaaggtggGGCGCTCCTGCCTGTACACAGGCCACGTCCTCTTTGTAGAGCACCGGCAGAAGGGTGAGGCAAGGCCAGGCTGCCAGGAGGCTCGCAGTTATCAGAGCCCCCCTCTTGCAGCTAGCTAGAGGCACCCTTCTGCCAACCCCACCTCAAGTCTCAAGTGCCTTGTGGCTCACTGGGTGCTCAGGTGCACGATGCTCCAGGAAGGCTGATGAGGCTCAGCAGGCCCTCATCCCCACGACATCAAGCACCAGCCAGGGGGAAGAGCCTGGGCCCTGGCATGATTCTCCTCAGGAAGGCTCAAATAGCAGCAAACACATTCTGCTGCTCAACACCACCGGGCTGGTGCCACAGTCAGGGCTTCAGCTCCTAGGACCCTTCCTTGAGGAGCACAAGGAACAAGGACTGCTGGCCCAGGGACAGGGCTTCCGTGACAGAGCGGGCAAGAGGGTCTCTGCTAGCAGGCTGGCTAAGCCAGCCAGGAAGGCCTGCAGCCACATACACCAGCACAGGCTTctcaggctctgcaggcagggtgcagggggcaCTGAGGAGGTGTCCAGGGGACAGCAGACTTGGAGCAACATCATCTCACACCCCATGTGTGAAAGCAGAATGACTGGGCACACATCTctaccctccgctggactccTTGTCCACAGACAAGGAAACACTGATCAAAGATGCGGAAGTCAAGGGCACGCTTGCCTGCGGCCACCGTTTGgttgcagaattttaaaacctGAGGGAAGGGAGCAAACCAGCACAATCACAACGCTGGACTTTAGCAGAGCAGACTGCCACTTCCTCAAGAGCTTCTAGGCAGGAGCCAACAGGATACTGGCCTGGAGGGCAAAGGGGCCCAGGGCAACTGGTAGAACTTCAAGGACaacagcccccctccccagacaccACAAGGGTCCATGCCAAAACACAGAGCTGGTCACAAGTAGCAGAAGGCCAGCGCTGATGGACAGGAAACTCCTGATCCAgctcaaacacagaaaaggaagaacatacaaggtgcaggcagagatgggacacccaggagaaacagagagacaTTGTCCAAGAATGCAGGGATGGATTTTGGAAAGCCACAGCTTAGCTGGAGGCAAACTAGGAAGGCATGAAGGACAACAGGAAGGGCTTCTGGAAGGCTactggaagcagaaggaaggctAAGGGAAATGCAAGCCACTGCTCAACAGGAAGGCAACCTCCTGccaaaggaagggggaaaagctAGAGAAGATGCTACGTGGGAGAGGGGTGTGGGGGCAAGGGGGTGGGTGGTGTCTGCCTCACTTCTCACTCCTACTTCTCTCCCTCACTGGAGGaaacagagccagactcttcttgtGGGGCACACTGGAcggacaaggggcaacagacAAGCTGCAGATTCTGACTCAAGACAAAGAAAGCTGCTCACCACGAGGGTGcccaagcactggaacaagttgcccagagatgaTGCCGCTTCTCCCTGGAGTTACTCCAAACGTGACAGGACACAGCGTGGAGCAACATGATCTGACTGGACCCACTCTGAGCACGAAATCAGACCAGATGGCCTCAGGAGGGCCTGCCTGCCTGACCCCATTCTACAAATTCCCAGAGATTTCTCATTTCACCCCAGTATTCTCCCTATTCATCACTGGCGACCGCTCACATTaagagctctgcagaagcaTTTGCGGAGCTTCTAGGACATCAGGGGACTTGTAGGAGGCAGCAACCCTTACCTTCCATCACTTCTACAGAGCTAAAGCATGGCAAGTCTAGGGCACACTAAAGCCATTTCAGACAGGtaacagaaatgaaggcagaCTTTAAAGGCTAGGTCTTCCCATCTGAAGCCACCTGAGGCCACATGGGGCAAGTAAAACAATTCTAGAAAGCATAGGGCTGGCAGGTATGGGAGAAGACACAGGGCAGCTCCTCCTGGGAAAGCTGCCCATGTTCAGCTCAAGTTCCTCCCCCCACCTTTCTCTCCCCCAGGAGGAAGAACCAGCCCCATTCAGCTAAAGTTGCTTTCCACTCTGCTGTTGAGGGCACCCAGGAACTCAACGAACTGGTCACACTCTTGGGCAGTACCTGGTACAGACACAACCCCCTTCCCAGCTAAACAGAAAAGTCTTTGTATATACTTCATAGAAATCTACATACAGATCTCAATGTTTAAAGACTTACACAGTATCAGTACTTTCATAGAAATAGCATTCATAAAATCATGCCCATTTAAATATAACTGTGGACAGGACTACGCTTCCAGCACAGAGAGCCACATACAGCAAAGGGGAAGCATGTTTACCCAGGACAGCTATCTCAGGACGACTCACGTGCGATATTGCTCTGCGAGGGTCCACAACAACAACTGCAAACCTTGCTACGGCCTCCCCACATGGAACAAATGTTCCTCGCTTGCTTTTCCCATAGGCAAGATGCTACCACAAGCACCAATATGACACTGTGTGTACCAACCACAAAAGGGAATCCCTCCACCCTAGCAAGTGAATTCACCTCGGGAagtgtgacggacagagtttggatgccttaaacaacttgtttgacaactctggctggaggaggggatgggtgctacagaggcctggaagtctggcaagagataagggccttgggaacaaaaCAATCCCTTTGTTGTGCCTTAATTggtgtgatttacaactctggctggaggaagaggtaaGTCCTGAGGAGGCcagatggtatcttttcccTGGGGCCAGCccacatgtgcaacaactttgcaaggcctcaaccatgcttgtgcagaagcggggtcatacagcggacaccacaactaggggggatcacgaccaccagacaccccttgggggaccaccgactcatttcaagaacaatctaagactacaaatgtgCAGGCGTCGCAATTAACATGAGAAGCGAGCGGAGGGTTTGAACATGCTCGCGTTTATGAACATTCCTACCCGCCCTTTGTGTCAGTACTGCAACCATACCCAGGCTCTGTTAGTTCCCCAGTGCCAAGGGGGGGCGGCTGCCATGAGCTCTGGTGAAGTGGAAACAGGCAGCACCCGAGGTTCCCAGCCTCCCACTCCAGTGCCCTGCCTCTGAACCGCTGGGACACCCGTGTTCCACAGGCCAGAGCACACTCGGTGCCTGCGGTGGCAGCGCCGGCTCCTaacggcggggccgggcgcgggcTGCGCACTCCCAGGCAggctgcccgccgccggctccccgGAGGGAAGCGCCgctctcccctccccgctccctcgGCACACGCTGTCCGCTCCCACGGCCGGCTCCCCGCAaacgccgccgccgcccccctccccctcaGGGCagcgccgctcccgccgctcccgcccgcgGCCGGTGCCTTCACCCCCCCGCGCCTC is part of the Nyctibius grandis isolate bNycGra1 chromosome 11, bNycGra1.pri, whole genome shotgun sequence genome and encodes:
- the LOC137668854 gene encoding LOW QUALITY PROTEIN: putative ATP-dependent RNA helicase TDRD12 (The sequence of the model RefSeq protein was modified relative to this genomic sequence to represent the inferred CDS: inserted 1 base in 1 codon), translated to MAKPRADDVPPPCRQPPDIASSIQVALEAFMRVPYRAKKCRLYRTKPLTLHGDLCENTAKMIPAKRWDFAAMKYFQNLLKAATQTKAQLCAVEDNTFDIFLYVTTKDEKICVNNDLVSKNFAHFEEAEENTGNYQENQTSLNVESLPVKNVNPALAFRPVLFQEKLSTNIETGLAVSSSFLEETYQRSSTDLNENTASIVKAIPSLPFKEDTAVHXRLQQFLNSDPLKTLIIEDDQESFQNVGEERNFVFLSNKIEPSSILETAPLFDGLKKELTRKKFLGPNFTESYCWPPVAQGCDVVAISYQGNDPFLYIPPLLTFLQYESCYKALPSRTGWLALILCPGWKKAELVFELLKTYARCSRHLHPMLIILGQIKKEARSVKIRGCEVIVTTRYSLPRLFEHHCLLFCRLCHLVFDEIDVLFSDATEQVFTILDYCKKAVITEEREYSPHQFIAVGTRWHKHIAQWIKEFLNDPYIVITAMEEASICGNVQQVVQLFTNSERIAVLLKILFFTQNNLQKVLVFTNSVNEAETVHEEWRKNQPHSAKVAFHSAVEGTQELNELVTLLGSTWPEHTRCLRWQRRLLTAGPGAGCALPGRLPAAGSPEGSAALPSPLPRHTLSAPTAGSPQTPPPPPSPSGQRRSRRSRPRPVPSPPRASRRPLPPKLPKAARAPAAGETGGGRRGVEGAPGEGGGADSRGQGREQPGRASHQAAPACASGSGGERGEKAAPKAEPAAGTGRRGTAGQPSADKPCPAPMAPRLSPDPGQPPLQPSLENAPAPRYRPATAPRGDGSLRRLCPDTAWLQPRPGHGLRAGCEGSFSRGASATAAAGGELSSPSCAQGDPGLPLPGQGEHRHPWAPPLPLPPAAERHPLAGGLDDCDSFGSPSCARHWPALRQHHDTAHLQGHLPAGSCSQHFSGADPAEPISGDDLAEHR